The Cellulosilyticum sp. I15G10I2 nucleotide sequence ATTATCAAGGAACTTGCACTAATAAGACATAAAAATATTAGGTAATGCGCACAAAATTATAAAAATGGAGGGGCTATTATGAAATTAAAAAAAGCAGCAGCTTTGACACTTGCAGGACTTATGGTGACATCTGTGATGGCAGGATGTGGCAGCAACACTAATAAAAGTGTAGAGGGAAATACACCAAGCAGTACAACAGATAGCAAACAAGGTAGTGAACAAACAGATAAAGACATTACGATTACAATGATGATGTCAGGTACGAAGTCAACAGAAGGTGAAGATTTTGAAATCGACACGTTGCCAAGGCTTATTAAAGAGAAATTCCCAAATATTACTTTAGAAGTTGTAAAACTACCAGATGATCAATACTATACAACGCTCAAGACAAAGCTAGCAACAGGAGAAGCACCGGATTTAATGCTTGCACAGCCTAGAATGGCAGGTGCTAACGCAGTTTATACGCTGGCAGAATCAGGATATTTACTAGATATATCCGAGCTAAACATGCTTTCTAAACTGGGTGGCGTGGCAGATATGACCTATGAGGGTAAAACCTACGCTGTACCACAAGGGGTAACTTTCCTCGGAACTTACTATAATAAAGATGTTTTTGAAGAGCACGGATTAGAAGTTCCAACCAACTGGGATGAGTTTTTAAAGGTATGTGAAACGCTTAAACAAGCAGGTATTACTCCAATTGTTATGGGAGATAAAGATTCCTATGTGATGCAGTTTGGACTTTATCAGTTGGCAGCAAGCAGAATCTATCCCAAAAATCCAGAGTTTGATAATCAGCTCGGAGATGGTACGACAAAATTCACAAATGGTGAGTGGGAAGAAGTACTTGAAATGTATGCAAAACTCTACCAAAAAGGTTATATTGGAGAAAATTCGCTAGGTGTAGGAGCAGCCCAAGGTATTCAGAAGTTTATTGATGGAGAAGCTGCTATGACCTTTGATGGCACATTTAATGCAACTGCACTTACAGCAAAAGGTGCTGCAGATTTTGAAAGAGGATTATTCCCGCTTCCAGGCAATAAAGCTGGAGAAGAGGTTTACGTAGCAGGAGCATCCGGGGCAGGTTTTGGGATCTATGCGAATACAAAGTACCCAGAAGAATGTAAAGCTATTTTAGAATATTGGTATGACGGACAGTCAGATCTTTATAAAGCCTGGGAAGCAACAGGCCGATTTATTTCTAACTATGAAGGGGCTTCGCTTAATAATCCGTTATTTGCAGATATGATGGCAGTTTATGAGACTGGAAGAGCATTCTACTGGTGCAATCAAGGATGGCCAGCAGGTGTTGAAACTGAGATGCAGGTTAAACTTAGCGAGCTTATAGCAGGCCTTAATACGACGCCAGCAGATATCGCGGCGGCTATGCAGATAAAATTTGAAGAACTTTATACGAAATAAAAATCAATGAGACTTGAAATGGGAGGAACAAATCATGAAATATAAATCACTTATTATGCCTAAAAAAATGTATTGGTTTGTTGTTCCAGCATTAATTTTATTCCTAACTTTTTGGATAATCCCTATTTTTAGTTTGTTTCGCTACAGCATAACAAATTTTAATGGGATTAATCCAAACTATGACATTGTAGGTTTAAAGAATTTTGAAACCCTTTATAAACAGGGCATTTTATTTAATTCAATAAAAAATACATTGATTTATGCAGCCATATTAGTTGTATTTGGCAATGTCACTGCATTGACACTAGCAATGGCACTGAATGTAAAGCTTAAAGGAAAAAGTTTTTACCGTTCTGCAATCTATATTCCTACACTTTTCAGTGCCATTGTTGTAGGATTTATTTGGTCCTATGTGTATATGCCGGACAAAGGGATGATTAGTTCTATGATGCATGTAATCGGGCTAGATGGATCAAAGCTTAATATCTTAGGGAATTTTAAGACAGCACTATACGGCATTAGTGTTGTAGATATTTGGAAGAATGTTGGTTCAACAATGATTATTTATTTAGCAGGACTTCAAATGGTAGATGAAAGTTTGCTTGAAGCAGGCAAAATTGATGGATGTAATGAATGGCAATTGATTAGACTGGTCAAATTACCACTTATTTCAGCCTCCATTACAATCAATGTGGTTTTAGGTGTTATCAATGGACTTAAAGCTTTTGACTATGCTTTTATTATGACAAATGGCGGGCCAGGTACATCTACCAATACGCTTATGTTTACGATTTATAAAATTGCTTTTACTGAGCAGCAGTTTGGCAAAGCAAGTGCATTCAGTGTAGCGGCATTTTTAGTCATTATTGTAATCACTGTTGCAATGCTTATCTTTATGAACAAGAAGGAGGTAGAACTTTAATGGAAAATCATCGATCTAAATGCTTGCCACAGACCATTGCATTACATATTATACTAACGCTTATTGTTATTATAACACTGGCGCCGCTTATCATCGTATTATCAAGTTCACTACGCTCTACCTCTAACATGGCCTCACCACTTATTCTTTTTAATGAGTTTACACTTGAGAGTTATAAGGTAGCTTTTTTAAGAATGAACTTCCCGGTGGCTTTTATGAACAGTGTTTTAGTCACATTTGGTTCAGTAGCAGTAGTTGTGATGATTACTGCTATGGCAGCTTATCCATTGGCGAGAATAAAAAGCAAAACAGCTAAGTTTTTATATTACTTCTTTATAGCAGGACTCATTATTCCAGCACAGATGGTTATTGTACCTATTGCACAGATGTTTAATACTCTAGGTATTCCAAATACAAGATTTACACCGATGATTATGTTTATTACCTGCAGTATACCGTTTTCAAGTTTTCTTTACACAGGCTTTATGAAGGGTATCCCAGTAGAGATTGAAGAAGCAGCTTATTTGGATGGGGCAGGCCTTGCAAGACGATTCTTTCAGATTGTATTTCCGCTTTTAAAGCCGGCAACAATATCCGTTATTATTACGCAAGGTATATGGATTTGGAATGACTATTTCTTCCCCTTGATTTTCATTTCAAGAAGTTCTCAAAACTCTTTGCCTGTAGCGATGCTCAGCTTCTTAGGAGATCGAGAAAACCCAACACAGTGGAATGTGCTTTTTGCAGCCTGTATTTTGTGTGCGATACCACTCATTATTGTATTTTCATTGCTGCAAAAACAATTTGTCAGTGGGGTAGCAGCAGGCGCTGTCAAAGGTTAAGCAATATCAATGCTAAATTGAGCCAGACTTATGTCTGGCTTTTTCATTACTATAGATTTCACATCTTTAAATTTTAGTTATTCTCAAAGCAGGGTTTTTAGCAGTGAACTTAAAGATTTGTAGTAGATAAAAGAAAGAGGGATTAAAATGGCACAGCATATAAGCAGCATAGCGGATTTTAAAATGGAAGTAAATCAATCTTTTGTGGATAAAGGGGTTGAACTGGAACCCAAGTTTATTGAAACAAAGTCAGAACCTATACAGTTAGTTGAGTTGGAAAAGGACAGGGATAATAATTGGATGCTGTCAAAGCACAGCTCTTTTGAGTTAAAACAAACAGAAAGTTTAGGTAAAGGCGAGGCTGTCTGCTTTGATTTTGGCAATCATCAGGTTGGCTATGTATCTTTTAAAATTAAACCTATAGGAAGTCCGCCCGATGCGCCGGCACATTTAAGAATTAAGTTTGGCGAGACCTTATGTGAGATAGGCGAAGACTCTAAGGACTACGAGGGGTGGTTAAGCAGCAGCTGGATTCAGGAGGAGTTTATGCATATCGATGTTCTGCCAGCAGTTATTAATATGCCCAGAAGATATGCTTTCAGATATATGGAAATCAAGGTGCTAGATACTTCACCTAAGTATCAATTGATTTTTGAAGAGATAAGGTGCAGAACAGTTTCATCAGCTGATATGAGCAATGTAGCACCACTTAGTTCTAACGTTGATGAGGATTTAATCAAGATGGACCGAGTGGCGCTTAAAACGTTACATGACTGCATGCAGAGTGTATTTGAAGACGGACCTAAAAGAGACAGGCGATTATGGATTGGCGATTTAAGACTGCAGGCATCAGCTAATTACTTTACGTTTAAAAACTATGATCTCGTTAAACGCTGTTTATACTTGTTTGCAGGGCTTACGCAGAATGAAGGAAGAGTGGGCGCTTGTCTTTTTATTGAGCCTCACATGCTAGTAGATGATACAGCACTTTTGGATTATTCGTTATTTTTTATTTCCTGCCTCCATGATTATTATGAGGCAACAAGAGATAGGGCAATCCTTGAAGAATTGTGGCCTGTAGCATATAAACAAGCTGTGCTTTCTTTAAGAGAACTGGATGAAGCCGGTGTTGTTAAAGATAGAGAGGGTTTTTGGGCATTTATTGACTGGCATAAGGATCTCAATAAACAAGGGGCTGTGCAAGGCGTTCTTATTTATACTTTAAAGCAAGCTAGTAAGATGGCAGAAGAACTTGGGTGCTTAGAAGAAGTTCAGTTATTGGATACTTATATTAAGCAGGCTTCTAAAGGAACACTGCAAAAACTTTGGGACGAGGAGCAGGGATTTTTTATAAGTGGTAAGGACAGACAGATTTCTTGGGCAACACAAGTGTGGATGGTGCTTGCAGATGTGCTGGAGCAGCAAGAAAATGAGGCACTGTTAGATCGTCTGTTTGAGAAAAATCCAAAGATCAATATGGTTACGCCTTATATGAATCACCATTTAGTAGAAGCACTTATTCTAAATGGGCGCAAAGAAAAAGCTTTAGAAATCATGAAATCTTACTGGGGAGAAATGATAAAAGATGGGGCAGATTGTTTCTGGGAATTATACAATCCGGAAGATAAAAAGGAGTCACCATATGGCTCAAACATTATTAATAGTTACTGCCATGCTTGGAGCTGTACGCCAACATATTTTATCAGAAAATATTTTATATAGTATATTTACAATGAAGTTTAGGGTTAAGTTAGGATGAAATTATATTTTCATCCTAAGCTAACCCTTTTTAAATTATTTTTTGAGTATCATATTCTCCCAGAGTAGAGAACTGTTCTTTGGCAAATGAATCCTGCTATTGCAAGAAATTCATGGTGTTATACTGAAAATCTACAGAGGGCCTCCTAACGTTACATGAGCTCCATGTGGATGTACATTATCCAGTTTAAAAATAATATCATTTGGATATAGAATTTTAAATCGAATATAAATATTCATAAGTCCCATGCCATTAAGTTCTAGAGACGGAAGAAGATTTGTAGCATTAACGTGATCTATTTTTTGCCCTATATCAAGAAGTTTTTCTTGGGAAAATCCAGGACCAGTGTCAAGAACGGAAACTTTCCAAGCATTACCATCTATGAAGCCTGTAATATGGATTTGCCAAGGTGGATTGGTATTGGAAACGAATTTAACTGAATTTTCTACAATAGGTTGCAGAGATAATTTAGGTAATTTTATTTCTAGTAGCTCATCAGGGATATTAATAGTATAAAATAAGTCGCCTTCATAGCGTATTTCCATACACTTTAAATAATCTAAAGTATGATTAAGCTCGTCCTTTAAGGAAACCAAAGATTCTTTATCAGATGAAATGTATCTTAAAAGTTTAGAAATGGTTTGACACATCACAATGATTTCTTTATCCATATTCTCAGCAGCCATTGCCTGAATCGTAGATAATGAATTGTAAAGGAAATGAGGATTCATCTGAGACTGAAGTGCTAACATTTTAGACTGCATTTCTTGATTTTGAATTAAAAGCTGTGTAGCGAGAGAAGCTTTTAATTTAATCTGCATCTTTTGAAAAGCTTGATTAAGAGTTTTAAATTCAATAATATTTGTTGAAATATCAGTTGTAATATCCTCACTAAGTGTTTCAAAATCAAATTTTCGTATTTTCTTATAAATGTTATGAAGGGGTGTGGTTATAAATTTTGCTGCCAAGAATGCAAGCACAGATGCACCGATAAGAATAAAAATGCTAGCTAAAGCGATAGTGGTTATAAAGGCATTAAGAGATGTAAACAACTTGTTTTTTTGAATCACAATAACTGTTGTAAGTCCTGTATAATTAGATCTAATAAACTTTATAAATTCAT carries:
- a CDS encoding carbohydrate ABC transporter permease — encoded protein: MENHRSKCLPQTIALHIILTLIVIITLAPLIIVLSSSLRSTSNMASPLILFNEFTLESYKVAFLRMNFPVAFMNSVLVTFGSVAVVVMITAMAAYPLARIKSKTAKFLYYFFIAGLIIPAQMVIVPIAQMFNTLGIPNTRFTPMIMFITCSIPFSSFLYTGFMKGIPVEIEEAAYLDGAGLARRFFQIVFPLLKPATISVIITQGIWIWNDYFFPLIFISRSSQNSLPVAMLSFLGDRENPTQWNVLFAACILCAIPLIIVFSLLQKQFVSGVAAGAVKG
- a CDS encoding ABC transporter substrate-binding protein, producing the protein MKLKKAAALTLAGLMVTSVMAGCGSNTNKSVEGNTPSSTTDSKQGSEQTDKDITITMMMSGTKSTEGEDFEIDTLPRLIKEKFPNITLEVVKLPDDQYYTTLKTKLATGEAPDLMLAQPRMAGANAVYTLAESGYLLDISELNMLSKLGGVADMTYEGKTYAVPQGVTFLGTYYNKDVFEEHGLEVPTNWDEFLKVCETLKQAGITPIVMGDKDSYVMQFGLYQLAASRIYPKNPEFDNQLGDGTTKFTNGEWEEVLEMYAKLYQKGYIGENSLGVGAAQGIQKFIDGEAAMTFDGTFNATALTAKGAADFERGLFPLPGNKAGEEVYVAGASGAGFGIYANTKYPEECKAILEYWYDGQSDLYKAWEATGRFISNYEGASLNNPLFADMMAVYETGRAFYWCNQGWPAGVETEMQVKLSELIAGLNTTPADIAAAMQIKFEELYTK
- a CDS encoding alpha-L-rhamnosidase-related protein: MAQHISSIADFKMEVNQSFVDKGVELEPKFIETKSEPIQLVELEKDRDNNWMLSKHSSFELKQTESLGKGEAVCFDFGNHQVGYVSFKIKPIGSPPDAPAHLRIKFGETLCEIGEDSKDYEGWLSSSWIQEEFMHIDVLPAVINMPRRYAFRYMEIKVLDTSPKYQLIFEEIRCRTVSSADMSNVAPLSSNVDEDLIKMDRVALKTLHDCMQSVFEDGPKRDRRLWIGDLRLQASANYFTFKNYDLVKRCLYLFAGLTQNEGRVGACLFIEPHMLVDDTALLDYSLFFISCLHDYYEATRDRAILEELWPVAYKQAVLSLRELDEAGVVKDREGFWAFIDWHKDLNKQGAVQGVLIYTLKQASKMAEELGCLEEVQLLDTYIKQASKGTLQKLWDEEQGFFISGKDRQISWATQVWMVLADVLEQQENEALLDRLFEKNPKINMVTPYMNHHLVEALILNGRKEKALEIMKSYWGEMIKDGADCFWELYNPEDKKESPYGSNIINSYCHAWSCTPTYFIRKYFI
- a CDS encoding sensor histidine kinase, with product MFYKKDRTIQSTLFSTYAIILFISFIVFSLFFINWQAHKIKNETFVSVEQITHNLSASVDREIQMLDTVSMNVAYSNLVKERFSTYVDYHVSSSDLNSKEDRKYNYTNNIKILGDLLTAIIGPNRPVDQVNIYAMNGNVFSSGLNNSMRIENITEKTWYSEVINAKGNKIITQNTSDEYLSKYFSSPDGKAFVSLYRVYFNTLNVPQGIIEVKKNFKQVFKDLLHYQPTFDENIFVFNQNGEVVFPILKQDASIDYYFDILHKSNYTSPIFQIENPYSRKNEFIKFIRSNYTGLTTVIVIQKNKLFTSLNAFITTIALASIFILIGASVLAFLAAKFITTPLHNIYKKIRKFDFETLSEDITTDISTNIIEFKTLNQAFQKMQIKLKASLATQLLIQNQEMQSKMLALQSQMNPHFLYNSLSTIQAMAAENMDKEIIVMCQTISKLLRYISSDKESLVSLKDELNHTLDYLKCMEIRYEGDLFYTINIPDELLEIKLPKLSLQPIVENSVKFVSNTNPPWQIHITGFIDGNAWKVSVLDTGPGFSQEKLLDIGQKIDHVNATNLLPSLELNGMGLMNIYIRFKILYPNDIIFKLDNVHPHGAHVTLGGPL
- a CDS encoding carbohydrate ABC transporter permease → MKYKSLIMPKKMYWFVVPALILFLTFWIIPIFSLFRYSITNFNGINPNYDIVGLKNFETLYKQGILFNSIKNTLIYAAILVVFGNVTALTLAMALNVKLKGKSFYRSAIYIPTLFSAIVVGFIWSYVYMPDKGMISSMMHVIGLDGSKLNILGNFKTALYGISVVDIWKNVGSTMIIYLAGLQMVDESLLEAGKIDGCNEWQLIRLVKLPLISASITINVVLGVINGLKAFDYAFIMTNGGPGTSTNTLMFTIYKIAFTEQQFGKASAFSVAAFLVIIVITVAMLIFMNKKEVEL